One segment of Podospora pseudopauciseta strain CBS 411.78 chromosome 5 map unlocalized CBS411.78m_5.2, whole genome shotgun sequence DNA contains the following:
- a CDS encoding uncharacterized protein (COG:Q; EggNog:ENOG503NZPZ) has product MEGLTLILLYLAIPSLVYSAIQQILSWKKKKSVTTVAKFPGPKQYPFVGRIHDLPRFSMWLKFKEWADEHGPIFQTRAVDQTFIIVSDEKIAEELLVKRGHIYSGRPQIRSLINHKEGVGYSALMDRHDTWKTQRKWAHAAMAEAYKHHFYGHCEKEMKRYLGLLLIDPARFLDYTREYCGRVMSRLAWDDATQGKANGDSADTTLHCMSVSGPITNTVTPLWHLPSFMNPWYNFEIKREKEQRAWWLNNFRLAKDRMLKGTLPNDTWAYRYFEQLKREGNESLDQEEEQEIFASCMIGFVNLVGVVTISGPLKFFLMAMALHPEWQRKAQEEIDRVCGDRMPTMKDFPDLPTVRACLKETVRWRSGVPLGVPHQAERDDVFRGVPIKKGTIILACEWSLNRVPEKYPDGDNFRPERWLEPGWPTYQEPLTRYPNFREGQAMHSFGWGRRTCLGQNIVDDEMFVFGASYLWAFKSGPKICPRTGVPVPIDTQATNSHVILEPLPYHLSFKVRSEERARLILSNYQEVMGELKV; this is encoded by the exons ATGGAGGGCCTCACGCTCATCTTGCTCTATCTCGCCATCCCCAGTCTGGTCTACTCGGCCATCCAGCAGATCCTGtcatggaagaagaagaagtcggTCACCACGGTGGCCAAGTTCCCCGGTCCCAAGCAGTATCCTTTTGTAGGCCGTATTCATGACCTCCCCCGGTTTTCCATGTGGTTGAAGTTCAAGGAGTGGGCCGACGAACATGGACCTATTTTCCAGACCAGGGCAGTGGATCAGACGTTCATCATCGTGTCGGACGAGAAGATTGCGGAGGAGCTGTTGGTTAAGAGAGGGCACATCTACTCCGGTCGGCCTCAGATTCGAtctctcatcaaccacaaggAAGGAGTTGGATACTCTGCTTTGATGGACCGTCATG ACACATGGAAGACGCAGCGTAAGTGGGCACACGCCGCTATGGCCGAAGCATACAAGCACCACTTTTACGGCCACTGCGAAAAGGAAATGAAACGCTacctcggccttctcctcatcgACCCCGCCCGATTCCTCGACTACACGCGTGAGTACTGCGGCCGTGTCATGTCCCGACTCGCCTGGGATGACGCTACTCAGGGAAAGGCCAACGGTGATAGCGccgacaccaccctccactgCATGAGCGTCTCCGgtcccatcaccaacaccgtcACGCCGCTCTGGCACCTGCCCTCGTTCATGAACCCATGGTACAATTTTGAGATCAAGCGCGAGAAGGAACAGCGGGCCTGGTGGCTTAATAACTTCCGCCTGGCCAAGGACAGGATGCTCAAGGGCACGCTCCCTAACGACACGTGGGCCTACCGGTATTTTGAGCAATTGAAGAGGGAAGGGAACGAGAGTCTGgatcaggaagaggagcaggagatATTTGCAAGCTGCATGATTGGGTTTGTGAACCTAGTCGGTGTAGTGACGATTAGTGGACCGCTAAAGTTTTTCTTAATGGCTATGGCGCTGCATCCGGAGTGGCAGAGGAAGGCAcaggaggagattgaccGGGTCTGCGGGGACAGGATGCCGACTATGAAAGACTTTCCTGACTTACCGACTGTGAGGGCGTGTTTGAAGGAGACGGTGAGGTGGAGGTCGGGGGTTCCGCTTGGTGTTCCTCATCAGGCTGAGCGGGATGATGTTTTTAGGGGGGTTCCCATCAAGAAGGGGACTATTATTCTCGCTTGCGAGTG GAGCCTCAACCGCGTCCCCGAAAAGTACCCCGACGGCGACAACTTCCGCCCCGAGCGCTGGCTCGAGCCCGGGTGGCCCACGTATCAAGAACCTCTTACCAGGTACCCCAACTTCCGCGAGGGTCAGGCCATGCACAGCTTTGGCTGGGGTCGACGCACCTGCCTCGGGCAGAATATTGTCGATGACGAGATGTTTGTCTTTGGAGCTTCGTATCTCTGGGCGTTCAAATCTGGTCCCAAGATTTGCCCGCGCACGGGAGTACCAGTGCCAATTGACACGCAGGCGACAAACAGCCATGTTATTTTAGAGCCGTTGCCGTATCATTTGAGCTTCAAGGTGAGGAGtgaggagagggcgaggctGATCTTGTCGAATTATCAGGAGGTTatgggggagttgaaggTGTAG
- the RIM20 gene encoding pH-response regulator protein palA/rim20 (COG:S; EggNog:ENOG503NUZ5), with amino-acid sequence MTTNNILSLPFRKSVQLSLSSSLRQYISKKYDQHPDMFRHDLEVIDSLRRDAVNTREPHSTGIRKLQTYAAQLVWMSGKFPIDIGVDFTWYPALGYHTEHPLVQNNLQYELLNILYNLAALYSQLAISSNRSDTKGLKTAASFFSQAAGVLSHMKKEVLPELRMANPPDDMDEATLEALTQLFLAQSQECFWQKAVMDQYKDASIAKLAARVSDLYNLAVEAAMQSEAISSAWIHHMSAKHHHFAAAAQYRAARDCLEKKRYGEEVARLKDAVNCVTEGLKECKGGYISKAVVDDLHGLKKRVEEDLKRAEKDNDIIYLQIVPPKPELKILERANMAVASVPSQVAKPFEYFGDHAEFGPALFTKLVPFSVHVAVSIYEERRDRLVNNNIIAELETMTDRLHEILSSLNLPGSLQALEKPLGLPGTLVQHAEEIRQADALNKLQRGFADVEKLCASDKAVFEEGKALLAAEEEEDHALRLKYGTQRWARPESRADSSHDGGAKLWNQAGDIDGYFASSTSSDAVVREKFAAVKETLAILAGPDRGMMDYIPNSRRTEIPELLKPAIGRLRGVYNDVLRLESRRRKRIESLRARSRADDIKGDIMAEAARLERTYPNTPIVPAHFEDFFDKRLDSLYESELEALEKEQADQEKIMSEIQRANRDFESQKKVIGESGNREREKALQRLDNAYYKYKEIVSNIEVGRKFYNDLSRIVEQFRNQARSWVNERRQEARMLEDELSMPPLASLSMRSNQPQSPPPQAYQSPAPSSYYMQSPQRQPVRAPGVHSPPVEAQIQSWADNVPQQQPKPMPPIASMQGAWMPNMGIKFSEAGAGGSGGSPGQGQQQGGGSSSGPVRGTWDPNSGIRFG; translated from the exons ATGACAAC caacaacatcctgTCGCTCCCCTTTCGAAAGTCCGTACAactctcactctcctcctcgcttcGACAGTACATCTCCAAGAAGTATGACCAACACCCGGACATGTTCCGTCATGACCTCGAGGTCATTGACTCCCTCCGCCGCGATGCCGTCAATACGCGCGAACCCCACTCGACCGGTATCAGGAAACTCCAAACTTATGCCGCCCAACTGGTTTGGATGAGCGGGAAATTCCCAATTGAT ATTGGCGTCGACTTTACATGGTACCCGGCCCTGGGCTACCACACCGAGCACCCCCTCGTACAGAACAATCTCCAATACGAGCTCCTGAACATTCTCTACAACCTCGCTGCTCTGTATTCACAACTGGCGATATCGTCGAACCGAAGTGACACCAAGGGGCTGAAGACTGCTGCGAGCTTCTTCTCTCAGGCCGCCGGCGTGCTATCCCATATGAAGAAGGAAGTCCTCCCTGAATTGCGCATGGCCAACCCACCAGACGATATGGACGAGGCCACGTTGGAAGCATTGACTCAGCTCTTCCTTGCCCAAAGTCAAGAGTGTTTCTGGCAGAAGGCCGTCATGGACCAATACAAGGATGCTTCCATCGCCAAGCTGGCTGCTCGCGTGTCTGACCTCTACAACTTGGCAGTGGAGGCAGCCATGCAGAGTGAAGCCATCAGCTCTGCCTGGATCCACCACATGAGCgccaagcaccaccactttgccgccgctgcccaGTACCGCGCTGCTCGTGATTGCTTGGAGAAGAAACGATACGGCGAGGAGGTAGCTCGGCTGAAAGACGCTGTCAACTGCGTCACTGAAGGTCTTAAGGAGTGCAAAGGCGGCTACATTAGCAAGGCTGTCGTTGACGATCTCCATGGCCTCAAGAAGCGCGTTGAAGAGGACTTGAAAAGGGCCGAAAAGGACAACGACATCATCTACCTGCAAATCGTGCCGCCAAAACCTGAGCTCAAGATCCTCGAGCGTGCTAACATGGCGGTAGCGAGTGTTCCATCGCAGGTCGCAAAGCCTTTCGAATATTTCGGGGATCATGCCGAATTTGGACCTGCCCTGTTCACCAAACTTGTGCCGTTCTCGGTTCATGTCGCTGTGTCCATCTATGAGGAGCGAAGAGATCGCCTTGttaacaacaacatcatcgccGAGTTGGAAACCATGACAGACAGGCTCCACGAGATTCTTTCGAGTTTAAACTTGCCCGGGTCATTGCAGGCTCTTGAGAAGCCGCTTGGTTTACCCGGTACCCTTGTGCAGCACGCCGAGGAGATTCGACAAGCCGATGCGCTGAACAAACTGCAGCGTGGTTTCGCCGATGTCGAGAAGCTTTGCGCCAGTGACAAGGCTGTGTTTGAAGAAGGGAAGGCTCTTCTggccgccgaggaagaagaagaccacgCCTTGAGGCTCAAATATGGCACACAAAGGTGGGCAAGGCCCGAGTCGAGGGCTGACTCCAGTCATGACGGTGGGGCCAAGCTGTGGAACCAAGCAGGTGACATCGACGGATACTTTGCTTCGAGTACGTCTAGTGATGCTGTGGTTCGAGAGAAGTTTGCTGCGGTCAAGGAaaccctcgccatcctcgccggccCAGACCGTGGTATGATGGATTACATCCCCAACAGTCGCAGAACCGAGATCCCGGAACTCCTCAAACCAGCCATAGGACGGCTGCGGGGAGTATACAACGACGTATTACGGCTGGagtcaaggaggaggaagcggaTCGAGTCTCTTCGTGCCAGGAGCCGGGCCGATGACATTAAGGGCGACATCATGGCTGAGGCGGCGCGTCTTGAAAGGACATACCCCAACACTCCCATCGTGCCAGCTCACTTTGAGGACTTCTTTGACAAGCGCCTGGACAGTCTTTATGAGTCTGAACTTGAGGCTCTCGAGAAGGAACAGGCCGATCAGGAAAAGATTATGAGCGAGATCCAGCGGGCCAACCGTGACTTTGAGTCGCAGAAGAAAGTTATTGGCGAGAGCGGCAATCGGGAGCGGGAAAAGGCCCTGCAGAGATTGGATAATGCTTACTACAAGTACAAGGAGATTGTTAGTAATATCGAGGTTGGGCGGAAGTTCTACAATGACCTCAGTCGTATTGTTGAGCAATTCCGCAACCAGGCGCGCAGCTGGGTGAACGAAAGGAGACAGGAGGCGAGGATGTTGGAGGA TGAACTCTCGATGCCACCGCTAGCATCGCTTAGTATGCGATCCAACCAGCCCCAGTCGCCTCCGCCGCAAGCGTACCAGTCCCCGGCTCCCTCGTCGTACTACATGCAGTCGCCGCAACGGCAGCCTGTTAGGGCGCCTGGTGTTCACAGTCCTCCTGTTGAGGCGCAGATTCAGAGCTGGGCGGATAATgtgccacagcagcagcctaAGCCGATGCCACCTATTGCTTCGATGCAAGGGGCTTGGATGCCGAATATGGGCATCAAGTTCTCTGAGGCAGGTGCAGGTGGCTCGGGGGGTAGTCCAGGACAGGGTCAGCAGCAGGGTGGTGGGAGCTCTTCGGGGCCTGTGAGGGGGACATGGGATCCTAACAGTGGGATTAGGTTCGGTTGA